In Planifilum fulgidum, one genomic interval encodes:
- a CDS encoding transglycosylase domain-containing protein: MAKGDFPSPPDQNRTGKKRVLKGFFYTLFICLVVLLSLSLGAAGVAAGYVAALVKDEPVRDKNYFDQKLSGWHQTSYAYFRDKSLIGSVRTLIGDRKLVENDEVSQYLIDALISTEDREFYNHSGIVPRSLLRAVYEDLTNQKVVTGGSTITQQLVKRAILENYSKTYDRKAKEILLALRLERMYSKEEILNAYLNSLYFGTGSGGQHLYGVQAAAQGIFGVDAKDLNIAQAAYLAGMIQRPNDFNPFKKEGLERGKKRMKMVLDNMLDNGKITQQQYEEARSFDIKGSLTKKKQNAYSRYPYIMMAVEERAAEALMRADGLDPKELSKKGQYQATLQKYIQKVQQGGYHIYTTIDKKLYDAMNKAAKNPNLYAQPITYRTKLGGKWVTLKNATEEVGATLIDVETGALLAFVGGRDFDKEQKNHALNSPRQPGSAMKPLLGYGPALDRGVITPNSIIIDEPLKARGSSKVYRNATGQYKGPVTAKTALQWSYNIPAIKVFRAVGLENGFSYLRKMNFPVHPYDGEASVIGGLTYGFTVERMTAGYAMIANGGQFNEPYMIEKIVDSSGKTVYEHKPDPVQVMSPQAAYMLTDMLKAVVRGGTAQYIGSGFGGYDLAGKTGTTQNEYDLWFVGYTPKVAMGVWVGYDYNHRISNSNRAKIVWRSIFQAVLKADPNLSPRHLRFKNPGGLPSQQKCFECGRQKEFEKQDKDKGENNQQQQQPRPQPQPQPQPGPDNPGEGDGGNRQIPIPQPPNNNQSENTG; this comes from the coding sequence ATGGCAAAGGGAGATTTTCCGTCTCCTCCGGATCAAAACCGGACGGGGAAAAAACGCGTCCTTAAGGGCTTTTTTTATACGCTTTTTATCTGTCTGGTCGTCCTCCTTTCCCTCTCCCTGGGAGCCGCCGGTGTCGCGGCGGGGTACGTGGCCGCCCTGGTCAAGGATGAACCGGTTCGGGACAAGAATTATTTCGACCAAAAGCTTTCGGGCTGGCATCAAACCAGCTACGCCTATTTTCGGGATAAAAGCCTGATCGGTTCGGTTCGGACGCTGATCGGGGACCGCAAACTGGTGGAAAATGACGAAGTCAGCCAATATCTGATCGATGCCCTCATCTCCACCGAAGACCGGGAATTCTACAATCACTCCGGCATCGTCCCGCGCTCCCTCCTGCGTGCCGTCTACGAGGATTTGACCAATCAGAAGGTGGTCACCGGGGGAAGCACCATCACCCAACAGCTGGTCAAGCGGGCCATTTTGGAAAACTATTCGAAAACCTATGACCGGAAGGCCAAGGAAATTCTCCTCGCTCTGCGATTGGAGCGGATGTACAGCAAGGAGGAAATCCTGAACGCCTACCTGAACAGCCTCTATTTCGGGACCGGTTCCGGCGGCCAGCACTTGTACGGCGTGCAAGCCGCGGCCCAGGGGATTTTCGGGGTGGACGCCAAGGACCTGAACATCGCCCAGGCCGCTTATCTCGCCGGCATGATCCAGCGGCCGAACGACTTCAACCCCTTTAAAAAGGAAGGCCTGGAACGCGGCAAGAAGCGGATGAAAATGGTCCTCGACAACATGCTGGACAACGGGAAAATCACCCAGCAGCAGTATGAGGAGGCCCGCTCCTTCGACATCAAAGGATCCCTCACCAAAAAGAAGCAAAACGCCTACAGCCGCTACCCCTACATCATGATGGCCGTGGAGGAACGGGCGGCGGAGGCGCTGATGAGGGCGGACGGCCTCGATCCCAAGGAATTGAGCAAAAAAGGGCAGTATCAGGCGACGCTTCAAAAATATATCCAGAAGGTGCAGCAAGGCGGCTATCACATCTACACGACCATCGACAAAAAGTTGTATGACGCCATGAACAAGGCCGCCAAGAACCCCAACCTGTACGCCCAGCCCATCACATACCGGACAAAGCTGGGCGGCAAATGGGTGACGCTGAAGAACGCGACGGAGGAAGTCGGCGCCACATTGATCGACGTGGAAACGGGGGCGCTCCTCGCCTTTGTCGGGGGAAGGGATTTTGACAAAGAACAGAAAAACCACGCTCTCAATTCACCGCGTCAGCCCGGTTCGGCGATGAAACCGCTCCTCGGATACGGGCCGGCCCTCGACCGCGGTGTGATCACCCCCAATTCGATCATCATCGATGAACCCCTGAAAGCCCGGGGATCGTCCAAGGTATACCGAAACGCCACCGGCCAATACAAGGGGCCCGTCACGGCAAAAACGGCGCTCCAGTGGTCTTACAACATCCCGGCGATCAAGGTGTTCCGCGCCGTCGGCCTGGAGAACGGCTTCAGCTACCTCCGCAAGATGAACTTCCCCGTACATCCCTATGACGGCGAAGCTTCCGTGATCGGCGGTCTCACCTACGGTTTCACCGTCGAGCGGATGACCGCCGGCTACGCGATGATCGCCAACGGCGGCCAATTCAACGAACCGTACATGATCGAGAAAATCGTCGATTCCTCCGGAAAAACCGTTTACGAACACAAGCCGGATCCGGTGCAAGTGATGTCGCCCCAGGCGGCATACATGCTCACCGACATGCTCAAGGCGGTGGTGCGGGGCGGTACCGCCCAATATATCGGCAGCGGATTCGGAGGATATGATCTGGCCGGAAAGACGGGCACGACCCAAAACGAGTACGACCTGTGGTTCGTCGGATACACCCCCAAGGTGGCAATGGGCGTTTGGGTGGGCTACGATTACAACCACCGGATCTCCAACAGCAATCGCGCCAAAATCGTGTGGAGATCGATTTTCCAAGCGGTGCTGAAGGCAGACCCCAATCTGTCGCCGCGCCATCTCCGCTTCAAAAACCCCGGCGGCTTGCCGAGCCAGCAGAAATGCTTCGAGTGCGGACGGCAGAAGGAGTTTGAGAAACAGGACAAGGATAAAGGGGAAAACAACCAACAGCAGCAGCAACCCCGGCCCCAACCCCAGCCCCAGCCCCAACCCGGACCCGACAATCCCGGGGAAGGTGACGGCGGAAACCGCCAGATTCCCATTCCCCAGCCGCCGAACAATAATCAGAGCGAAAACACGGGTTAA
- the acsA gene encoding acetate--CoA ligase: MDHSERIKVMTTGNNMKDYEETYRNFDWKDVEKVFSWYETGKVNAAYEAIDRHAESDRRDKIALYYSDANREEQYTFLEMKEKSNRFGNVLRKLGIKKGDRVFIFMPRTPELYFSFLGAIKIGAVVGPLFEAFMEAAVRDRLENSEAVALVTTPQLLERVPVKDLPALKHIILVGEIEGELGEGYYDFHKEMEAASPELEIEWVDREDPMLIHYTSGSTGKPKGVLHVHNAMIQHYQTGKWVLDLQEDDIYWCTADPGWVTGTSYGIFAPWLNGVTNVIRGGRFNPDDWYRTLEKYGVTVWYSAPTAFRMLMGAGEEIVKKYDLSRLRHILSVGEPLNPEVVRWGLKVYGRRIHDNWWMTETGGILIANYPCMEIKPGSMGRPFPGIQAAILDDQGNELPPYQMGHLAIRTPWPSMMRAIWKNKAKYDEYFRIPGWYISGDSAYMDEDGYFWFQGRLDDVINTSGERVGPFEVESKLVEHPAVAEAGVIGKPDPVRGEIIKAFISLRAGYEPSEELKKEIYEFVKKGLAAHAAPREIEFRDKLPKTRSGKIMRRVLKAWELGLPTGDLSTMED, translated from the coding sequence ATGGATCATTCGGAACGGATCAAGGTGATGACAACAGGGAACAACATGAAAGATTATGAGGAGACTTACCGCAATTTTGATTGGAAAGACGTTGAAAAGGTTTTCTCCTGGTATGAAACCGGAAAAGTGAACGCCGCCTATGAAGCGATCGACCGGCATGCGGAATCCGACCGTCGCGACAAGATCGCCCTCTACTACAGCGATGCGAACCGTGAAGAACAATACACGTTTTTGGAAATGAAAGAGAAGTCCAACCGTTTTGGAAATGTTCTTCGGAAGTTGGGCATAAAAAAAGGCGACCGGGTTTTCATCTTCATGCCGCGCACTCCGGAGTTGTATTTCAGTTTTCTCGGCGCGATCAAGATCGGGGCGGTGGTCGGTCCCCTCTTCGAGGCCTTCATGGAAGCGGCTGTCCGGGACCGGCTGGAAAACAGCGAGGCGGTGGCGCTCGTCACCACGCCGCAGCTATTGGAACGGGTGCCGGTGAAAGACCTGCCTGCCCTCAAGCACATCATTCTGGTGGGCGAGATCGAAGGGGAGCTGGGCGAGGGGTATTACGATTTTCACAAGGAGATGGAAGCGGCTTCCCCGGAACTGGAAATCGAGTGGGTCGACCGTGAGGATCCGATGCTGATCCACTACACTTCCGGTTCCACCGGAAAGCCGAAGGGCGTGCTCCATGTCCACAACGCCATGATCCAACATTATCAGACCGGGAAATGGGTGCTGGACCTGCAGGAGGACGACATTTACTGGTGCACCGCCGATCCGGGATGGGTCACGGGAACCTCCTACGGCATTTTCGCTCCCTGGCTGAACGGCGTGACCAATGTGATCCGGGGAGGACGGTTCAATCCGGACGACTGGTATCGGACCCTGGAAAAATACGGTGTGACCGTCTGGTACAGCGCGCCGACGGCTTTCCGGATGTTGATGGGGGCCGGCGAGGAGATCGTCAAGAAATACGATCTGTCCCGTTTGCGTCACATTCTCAGCGTCGGAGAACCCCTTAACCCCGAAGTGGTCCGCTGGGGACTGAAAGTGTACGGGCGCCGCATTCACGACAACTGGTGGATGACGGAAACGGGCGGCATCCTGATCGCCAACTATCCGTGCATGGAGATCAAACCGGGTTCGATGGGACGTCCCTTCCCGGGGATTCAAGCGGCGATTCTGGACGATCAGGGGAACGAACTGCCTCCCTACCAGATGGGGCACTTGGCCATCCGCACTCCTTGGCCGTCGATGATGCGGGCCATCTGGAAGAACAAGGCGAAATACGACGAATATTTCCGCATTCCCGGATGGTACATCTCCGGCGACTCCGCCTATATGGATGAAGACGGCTACTTCTGGTTCCAAGGACGGTTGGACGATGTGATCAACACCTCGGGTGAGCGGGTCGGTCCCTTCGAAGTGGAAAGCAAACTGGTGGAACACCCGGCGGTGGCCGAAGCCGGAGTGATCGGAAAACCGGATCCCGTCCGGGGCGAGATCATCAAGGCGTTCATCTCCCTGAGGGCAGGATACGAACCCTCCGAGGAGCTTAAGAAGGAGATTTATGAGTTCGTGAAGAAGGGACTTGCCGCCCACGCCGCGCCGCGGGAGATCGAATTCAGGGATAAGCTGCCCAAGACCCGCAGCGGAAAGATCATGCGCCGCGTGCTGAAGGCTTGGGAGCTGGGCCTGCCCACGGGAGACCTGTCGACGATGGAGGATTGA
- a CDS encoding GNAT family N-acetyltransferase, with protein MEHVKRYHRKVLNANGKCLVTEGPVSPETIERYPFHEGLVAFRPPEQQRKAMIEIARLPEGRIIIARTEDTIVGYVSFLYPDPLERWSEGNMEDLLELGAIEVAPPYRKYGVAKAMLKTAFADPAMENYIVISTEYYWHWDLKGTGLSVWEYRKVMEKVMGSVGMEWFATDDPEITSHPANCLMARIGKNVPLESIEKFDRLRFINRHFY; from the coding sequence ATGGAGCACGTCAAACGGTACCACCGCAAAGTTCTGAATGCGAACGGAAAATGCCTGGTGACGGAAGGGCCCGTTTCCCCGGAAACCATCGAACGATACCCCTTCCACGAAGGGCTGGTGGCCTTTCGGCCGCCGGAACAGCAGCGAAAGGCGATGATCGAGATCGCCCGTCTTCCCGAAGGGCGAATCATCATCGCGCGGACGGAAGACACGATCGTCGGTTACGTCTCCTTTCTCTATCCCGATCCCTTGGAACGCTGGTCCGAAGGGAACATGGAGGACCTGCTGGAACTGGGAGCCATCGAGGTGGCGCCCCCCTACCGCAAATACGGAGTGGCCAAGGCCATGCTGAAAACCGCCTTCGCCGATCCGGCAATGGAAAACTACATCGTCATCTCCACGGAATACTACTGGCACTGGGACCTCAAGGGAACGGGACTGTCCGTTTGGGAATACCGCAAAGTGATGGAAAAGGTGATGGGCAGCGTCGGCATGGAGTGGTTCGCCACCGACGACCCGGAAATCACCTCCCATCCCGCCAACTGCCTGATGGCCCGCATCGGCAAAAACGTCCCTCTCGAATCCATCGAAAAATTTGACCGGCTCCGCTTCATCAACCGGCATTTCTATTAA
- a CDS encoding CBS and ACT domain-containing protein → MLIEEIMHRRVHTAGPDTTLKQALQLLQEHRIRHLPVTDGDRLVGIVTDRDLREACPSILEKNPQDDTLEQPISSIMKREVITAHPLDFIEDAARLMYEHRIGCLPVLQEERLVGIVTQTDVLHTLIELFGVDRPSQRVEIEVPDRAGMLADAARVFRQHKANLLSVIMHPGTRENTRRIVFRAETMLIDDIVRELRAAGHRVLWPPVEDQEPEGSK, encoded by the coding sequence ATGCTGATCGAAGAAATCATGCACCGCCGTGTCCATACCGCCGGACCGGACACGACGCTGAAACAGGCCCTTCAACTGCTTCAGGAACACCGGATTCGCCACCTTCCCGTGACGGATGGGGACCGGCTCGTGGGCATTGTGACCGACCGCGATCTGCGGGAAGCCTGCCCCTCCATCCTGGAGAAAAACCCCCAGGACGACACTCTCGAACAGCCGATTTCGTCCATCATGAAAAGGGAGGTGATCACCGCCCATCCCCTCGATTTCATCGAAGACGCCGCCCGGCTCATGTATGAACACCGCATCGGCTGCCTGCCCGTCCTTCAGGAGGAGCGGCTGGTCGGCATCGTCACCCAGACCGATGTCCTTCACACCCTGATCGAGCTTTTCGGCGTCGACAGGCCCAGTCAACGGGTGGAAATCGAGGTGCCCGACCGAGCCGGCATGCTGGCGGATGCGGCCCGGGTGTTCCGCCAGCACAAAGCCAATCTCCTGAGCGTCATCATGCATCCGGGAACCCGCGAAAACACCCGGCGCATCGTCTTTCGGGCGGAGACGATGCTGATCGACGACATTGTCCGGGAGCTCCGGGCGGCCGGTCACCGAGTCCTGTGGCCACCTGTGGAAGACCAGGAGCCGGAGGGATCCAAGTGA
- a CDS encoding acetoin utilization protein AcuC has protein sequence MKHSALMVYGDAFLRYRFHDSHPFQPKRIQLTLDLIRSFGWIEEDQLIAPRRAADKELARTHEESFIETVKQAPGGALSTERLEACGLGTEDNPVFPGMHEAAATVVGGTLVAAEQVMSGKCEHALNLAGGLHHALRGRASGFCIYNDAAVAIAWLRKEYDARVLYIDTDAHHGDGVQWAFYDDPQVMTISIHETGKYLFPGTGSVYERGQGPGFGTSINLPLDAFTEDESWLDAFLRVVPEAARRFRPDVILSQNGCDAHRYDPLTHLSATMRIYREIPRTVHQLAHELCDGRWIAVGGGGYDMWRVVPRAWTWLWAEMNDCAPEEADIPAEWLKRWQPESPVDLPQTLHDPDGLFSPIPRRAEITEKNRRTTDQVLQMIKNHL, from the coding sequence GTGAAACATTCGGCCCTGATGGTCTACGGCGATGCATTCCTGCGGTACCGCTTTCATGATAGCCACCCTTTCCAGCCGAAACGAATCCAGCTCACCCTCGACCTGATCCGGTCCTTCGGATGGATTGAAGAAGATCAGTTGATTGCCCCCCGGAGGGCGGCGGACAAGGAACTTGCCCGCACGCACGAGGAGAGCTTTATCGAAACGGTGAAACAAGCTCCCGGCGGCGCCCTTTCCACGGAGCGTCTGGAAGCCTGCGGACTGGGAACGGAAGACAATCCCGTCTTTCCGGGCATGCACGAGGCGGCGGCCACCGTCGTCGGCGGCACCCTCGTCGCCGCCGAACAGGTGATGTCGGGGAAGTGCGAACACGCCCTCAACCTCGCGGGCGGGCTTCATCACGCCCTCCGGGGGCGCGCCTCCGGTTTTTGCATCTACAACGATGCGGCGGTGGCCATCGCCTGGCTGCGGAAGGAGTACGACGCCCGGGTTCTGTACATCGACACCGACGCCCACCACGGAGACGGGGTGCAATGGGCCTTTTACGACGACCCGCAGGTCATGACCATCTCCATCCACGAAACGGGCAAATACCTGTTTCCCGGCACCGGTTCCGTTTACGAACGGGGTCAGGGGCCGGGATTCGGAACCAGCATCAATCTTCCCCTGGACGCCTTCACCGAGGACGAGTCCTGGCTGGACGCCTTTCTCCGCGTCGTGCCTGAGGCGGCCCGCCGGTTCCGCCCCGATGTGATCCTGTCGCAAAACGGCTGCGACGCCCACCGGTACGATCCCCTCACCCATCTGTCGGCGACGATGCGGATCTACCGGGAAATCCCCCGGACCGTCCACCAGCTGGCCCACGAATTGTGCGACGGCCGGTGGATCGCCGTCGGCGGGGGCGGTTACGACATGTGGCGGGTCGTCCCCCGGGCCTGGACCTGGTTGTGGGCGGAAATGAACGACTGCGCACCGGAAGAAGCGGACATCCCGGCGGAATGGCTCAAGCGGTGGCAACCGGAAAGTCCCGTCGACTTGCCCCAAACCCTGCACGACCCGGACGGACTGTTTTCCCCCATCCCCCGCCGGGCCGAGATTACAGAAAAAAACCGGCGCACCACAGACCAGGTCCTGCAAATGATCAAAAACCACTTGTAA